From Chryseotalea sp. WA131a:
TGATAGGCGTAGCCCTGTAACCATTGGTAAATTCCATACCAAGCAAACGGTGTGGCAATCGCCAAGGCAATCAATACTAATTTCAAGAAGTCTTTTGATAATAGGACAACAATGCCATTTACGGTAGCACCCAATACTTTGCGGATACCAATTTCTTTGGTGCGGGCTTGTGTGGTGTACGCCACCAATCCAAAAAGCCCTAAACAAGAAATGAACATGGCTAACCCAGAGAAAATTTTGAATAACGTGAACAAACGTTCTTCCGATTTGTAGTAGCCATCGATTTGTTCATCAAGAAATTGATACGAAAAAGCACCCTCGGGGTACGCTACTTTCCACGCAGCTTCAATGGCTGCGATGGTTTCAGGCAGGTGGCTTTTGGCTTCGATTTTTATTCCCGCCTGCTCGCATTCTTCTAAGTTAGGCGTAATGAAAACGGGTGTGATGACTTCCCGCAACGGGCCCGAATCGAAATTGGCGATGACGCCAACAATTTCAATCTTCCCGGTATTTACTCCAACGTTAACGATTTGCCCGATGGCGGCTTCATTGGATTCAAATTCTAATTCACGGACTAACTTTTCGTTTACCACCGCCTTCATCATTCGCTTTTCCTTTGGCAGCGATGCAGAAATAAAGTTTGTGTCAGCGGCTTGAAGCAGTCTGCCGGTTACCAATTTTAGATTGTAGAGTCCACAGTATTTATCGTCTGCGAAAATGGTGGTCACAGATTTTCGATTATTGTCAAATACATTCTCCCGACTCATGATGGTACCCCAATGGCCCTGACTGCTTGGGGTCGAAGTTTCAAATGTAAAATCCTTAACACCTTTGATTTTGCGTAACTCGTTTGCAAATATTCGAGAGGTCTTTTCTGAATTTTTCACATCCACCACCACCACATTGTCTTTATCGAAGCCCAGTTTTTTGTTTCTCAGAAAGGAGACTTGTTGCGCCATTAACATCACCGCCATTAGCAAGCAGGCGGAGAGACTGAACTGCGCCACCACCAGACTTTTTCTCAACCATGCAGAACCTTGACTCCCCGTTGAAACAACGCCAGCCTTCAGCGTGATGCTTGGGTTAAATTTGGTAATGACCCATGCAGGATAAATTCCCGAGAGTAGCCCGGTGAGCACTAACCCCACTAACAGTAAAGCAAGCAAAACAGGAGACTCCAATAAATTAAATGTGATGCTCTTGTTCATTAGCGTATTCAAATTGGGTAAGAGCATTTGTGTTGCAGCCACCGCCAAAATTCCTGATACGAAAATCAACACCCAGGCTTCTAACAAAAACTGCGTGATAAGACTCCGTTTTGCAGCGCCTACTGACTTTCTTACACCTACTTCTTTCGCGCGTGTCAATGCTTGCGCGGTGGAAAGATTCATGAAATTAATACAAGCCAAAATCAATACAGCTACCCCAATGATTCCAAAAAACCAAAGCCAGCTGATGGATACCGCTTGCACCCACCGACCGCCATTCGCATAAGATGCATTAAAGTGGACATCGTTCAAAGGTTGCAATTCAAAATCGGTACGCTCTTTTAGTTTGGAAATTTTTGGGTTGATGTATTTATCGGCTATTGCTTTGAGTTGAGCAGATACAATTGACAAGTCCGCATTTTCCGGAAGTACCACCAATGTCTCGGTTCCGGATACGTATGTCCACCCATCTAAATTTGGCTTCAGGAAATTTTCGGTGTAGGAGTGCGAAAGTAAAATGGATGCCGGCAAGTGGGTGTTTGATGGAAAGTCTTTGATGAGAGCCGTTACCGTGAATTCGAAGTCTTCGCGTAGTTTAAATTTGAACGTTTTGCCTATGGGGTCCTCGTTGCCATAAAATTTCTTAGCCGTGCTTTCCGTCAACGCGGCCTGATACGGTTTGCTCAGCGTTTGATAAATGTCACCTTTCAAAACTTCTATCTGAAAGATATTTGGGAAGTCTGGCTCGACAACAAGTATATTTTTTTGTAAGAATCGTTTTTTCGGAGTTACCTCTACCGTTTGCACATACGGAGGATGCGCGAAGCTAACATGTTCAATTCCACTGATCTCATTACGGATAGCATTGGCCAACGGAAAGGGCGTTGAAAAATTTCGGTCAATTTGGTTGTTGGGTTCTGTCCATTTAGATGCCACACGATAGGTTCGGTTGGCTTTTTCGTGATACGTATCAAAGCTCATCTCATATCGGATAAAGAGCGTGATGAGTAAACACACGGTAATGCCAAGCGTAAGGCCTGTGATATGGAGTGCGGTGTTCAGCTTTTGCCGACCTAGATGACGGAAAGCGATGTGTAGGTAGTTGCGCATCATATTTCTTATGGATTAATTCTTTTTTACTACTCGTTTCAGTTTGCTCACGACTTGAAACCAGAAATCAGCAACCGTTTATTCGCTCCTCAAACTTTTGGTAGGATTTGCGACTGCTGCTTTTAGTGCTTGGGTACTTACAATTAGCAATGCCAACAGCAACGCAAACAAACCTACGCCCGCCAATACCCACCACGCTACACTGATGCGATAATCATATTGAGCTAAGAAATTGTTTAAGAACCACCACGCGATTGGTGCAGAAATCAAGAAGCCAAAAATCACTAATCGCGAAAAGTCTTTTGAAATGAGCAGCACCAAGCTACTAACCGAGGCTCCCATCACTTTGCGAATGCCCACTTCTTTGGTACGTTGCTCGGCCGTGAAAGCAGCCAACCCAAACAAGCCTAAACATGTTATGAAGATGGCAAGCCCGGCAAAAATTCCAGCCAATCGACTGATCAAATTGATAATTGAAAATTTCTTTTGGAAGTCAACATCAGCAAAGCGGTATTGAAAGGGATAGTTTGGATTTATTTTTTTGAAAACACTTTCTACTTTGGCAATGGAGGTGGGAATATCGTTGGTTTTATTTAAACGAATGGTAACCGTACTACTCCAGTCAGGAATAAATACCATTGTAAGTGGTTCTACAGGTCGGTACGGAGAATCCATCACTACATCTGCAATCACTCCAATGATTTCAAGTTGAGATCCGCCAAGCACTTCAATTTTTTGACCGATTGGTTTTTCCATTCCCATCATTTTCACAGCGGCCTCGTTTACTATCACAGCCGATGAATCGCTTTTGAAGTCACGCGAAAAATCGCGACCCTCTATGATTTTAATGCCCATCGTTTCGGTATAATCATATTCCGTGGCAATGGTGGTAAAGGCTACCCGGGCATCGCTTGCTTTACCAGGCCATTTTACTTCGTTATTAGAAAAAATAGATGTGATGGGGCTATTGCTTTTGCAAACCGATTTTACCACTTCAGTTCGTAATAGCTCCTCGCGTATGGTTTTAAAGTTTTTTTCCAACTCGCCATTCGTCCAAATTTGAATGAGGTTTTCGCGATCATAACCCATGTCGCGATTTTTTACATGCTGTATTTGCTGATAGATGACAATTGTGCCGATGATGAGAAAAATTGAGAAACCAAACTGAAGGGTAACCAATACTTTGCGAGGTGTGCTAGCGCCTTTGCCCACATTCACTTTTCCTTTTAGCACCTTCACAGGCTCAAAGGCCGATAGGTAGAAAGACGGATAACTACCCGATAATGTACCAATCACAAAAATTAATGAAAGGGACGCTAACCAAATCGATGGATTGGAGTAATCAATTGAAATAGTTTTGTTGACCAACACATTGTAGCTGGGCAACACGAGTTCGACTAGCACGATTGCCAATAGAAAGGCGATCGTTGTAATCGCAATCGATTCTCCCAAAAATTGAAATATTAGCTCTTTTCTGCGCGAACCAATACTTTTGCGAATGCCCACTTCGCGTGCCCGGCTTTCGCTGCGGGCCGTGGCTAGATTCATAAAATTGATGCAGGCAATAATAAGAACGAAAATTGCTATGGCGGTGAACAGTCTCACATACACAATTTGGCCTCCGGTGTTCACACCTTCTTCCCAGTTGGAGTGCAATCGCCACATACTCATCGGGTGAAGAAATACCTTGGCCGTGGGCGATTTTGGGTTGTTGTCTTTTACAGTTGTTGCAATGGCTTTGTTAACATCAGTGGATGTTGCTCCTTCTTGGAGCAACACATACATTTGAAAGGAATTGTTGTCCCAACCTTGTTTAGAATTTCTTACCCACTCATTTGTCTTTTCGTAATAACTAAATGGAAGAATGTAATCAAATTCAAAAAAAGATTGTTTGGGAACATCTTCGATAAGGCCCGTTACTTTCAGTTCGTCACCATTGTCAATGCGTATTGTTCTATTGAGTGGGTCTTGGTCTTTAAAAAAAGTTTTGGCCGTGGATTGGGTAATCACGATGTTGGTGGGCTCGTTCAGTGCGGTGTTCGGATCTCCCGCCAAAAACTTAAATCCGAAGATTTTGAAAAAATCTTCACTTGCCGATACACCAAATTTATTCAGGCGATTGTCTCCAACTTGCAGCATGTTGCCTTCGCCCCAATTGGTCATCACCGAGTATTTTATTTTACTGGATTTCTGAACCAGTTCGTCCTTTAGCTTATACGGCAAACTATTTTGTGTACCCTTGTGGCCACTCCAGTCCGCGTGCATCCATACTTTATAAATGTTTTGGTAATTGGAGTGAAATGTATCGTATGAATATTCATCGGCCACCCAAAGAAAAATCAAAATGCTGGAGGCTAGGCCAATGGCTAGGCCGCCAATGTTGATGATTGAATAGGTTTGATTTTTGAGAAGGCTTCTAAACGCGATTTTGATGTAGTTGCGGAGCATAGATGATCTGTTTTGATCGTGTATTTACCACCATCGTGCCAACAAACAAAAAAGCCTTGTTCGTTAAAAAACAAGGCTTTTAATTCTATTCAGTAATCAGTTACGGACAATAACGTCCGATTGCGGTCAGTTTACGTGCCCGTGATATTTTAATTCTTTCTCGCGCTCCAGGTCTTCGCGTTCTCGTTTGATCCGTACTTTGGCGGTAGGCCCCACCATGATGGGCACACGCTCTACTTCTACGTTGGCCAATTCCAATCCATACATTTCTTCGGTAGAAAGACTGTGACTTTTAATAAATCGATAGCCCTGTATGATCAAGTTGTCGAAAGTAGAAATCTCGCTATCAACCGATGCCAACGAGTGCAAGATGATAAACTTAAAATCCGCTGGCATGCTGTGTTTTTTCAATGAATCGTAATGGCTGATCATATCAATCTCGGCAGCCTCTGCCATATCGTGCAGAATTTTGTTGAAGAGCAAGTTTACACGATGGTCTGCCTTAAATCCAAGTTTGATTCGGATGAAAAAGCATTTCTTAGGTATAATTGTATCTACAGAATACTTAGAGGTATAAGGGCTATCGACCGTATCCACATGTACAAACCAATAGGTGTCCGCTCGCTTGGGGCGTTTTTTAAACATCGAATAAATAATGTTTGAATCAATGTAGCGCTTGCTATCGGCTACTGACATATACACTAAGTTAGTGGCTTCTCTTGGTAAAGAAATGTCAGCTTGCAAGTCTTCGATCAATGGTACATAATGTTTCAAATCTACAAACTCTGTATGTCGATCGCGCAACATGCGTGCACGCATTAGAATAAACATCATGAAAAAGAAAATAATCGCAATGGCAAAGGAGAACCAACCACCGTGAATAAACTTACTTAGATTTGATACCAAGAATGCCCCTTCAATAGTAAAAAATAAGATGGCCAGCC
This genomic window contains:
- a CDS encoding ABC transporter permease produces the protein MMRNYLHIAFRHLGRQKLNTALHITGLTLGITVCLLITLFIRYEMSFDTYHEKANRTYRVASKWTEPNNQIDRNFSTPFPLANAIRNEISGIEHVSFAHPPYVQTVEVTPKKRFLQKNILVVEPDFPNIFQIEVLKGDIYQTLSKPYQAALTESTAKKFYGNEDPIGKTFKFKLREDFEFTVTALIKDFPSNTHLPASILLSHSYTENFLKPNLDGWTYVSGTETLVVLPENADLSIVSAQLKAIADKYINPKISKLKERTDFELQPLNDVHFNASYANGGRWVQAVSISWLWFFGIIGVAVLILACINFMNLSTAQALTRAKEVGVRKSVGAAKRSLITQFLLEAWVLIFVSGILAVAATQMLLPNLNTLMNKSITFNLLESPVLLALLLVGLVLTGLLSGIYPAWVITKFNPSITLKAGVVSTGSQGSAWLRKSLVVAQFSLSACLLMAVMLMAQQVSFLRNKKLGFDKDNVVVVDVKNSEKTSRIFANELRKIKGVKDFTFETSTPSSQGHWGTIMSRENVFDNNRKSVTTIFADDKYCGLYNLKLVTGRLLQAADTNFISASLPKEKRMMKAVVNEKLVRELEFESNEAAIGQIVNVGVNTGKIEIVGVIANFDSGPLREVITPVFITPNLEECEQAGIKIEAKSHLPETIAAIEAAWKVAYPEGAFSYQFLDEQIDGYYKSEERLFTLFKIFSGLAMFISCLGLFGLVAYTTQARTKEIGIRKVLGATVNGIVVLLSKDFLKLVLIALAIATPFAWYGIYQWLQGYAYHIEITWTSFALSGLAAMVITLVTVSAHAIKAAVSNPTESLRSE
- a CDS encoding ABC transporter permease encodes the protein MLRNYIKIAFRSLLKNQTYSIINIGGLAIGLASSILIFLWVADEYSYDTFHSNYQNIYKVWMHADWSGHKGTQNSLPYKLKDELVQKSSKIKYSVMTNWGEGNMLQVGDNRLNKFGVSASEDFFKIFGFKFLAGDPNTALNEPTNIVITQSTAKTFFKDQDPLNRTIRIDNGDELKVTGLIEDVPKQSFFEFDYILPFSYYEKTNEWVRNSKQGWDNNSFQMYVLLQEGATSTDVNKAIATTVKDNNPKSPTAKVFLHPMSMWRLHSNWEEGVNTGGQIVYVRLFTAIAIFVLIIACINFMNLATARSESRAREVGIRKSIGSRRKELIFQFLGESIAITTIAFLLAIVLVELVLPSYNVLVNKTISIDYSNPSIWLASLSLIFVIGTLSGSYPSFYLSAFEPVKVLKGKVNVGKGASTPRKVLVTLQFGFSIFLIIGTIVIYQQIQHVKNRDMGYDRENLIQIWTNGELEKNFKTIREELLRTEVVKSVCKSNSPITSIFSNNEVKWPGKASDARVAFTTIATEYDYTETMGIKIIEGRDFSRDFKSDSSAVIVNEAAVKMMGMEKPIGQKIEVLGGSQLEIIGVIADVVMDSPYRPVEPLTMVFIPDWSSTVTIRLNKTNDIPTSIAKVESVFKKINPNYPFQYRFADVDFQKKFSIINLISRLAGIFAGLAIFITCLGLFGLAAFTAEQRTKEVGIRKVMGASVSSLVLLISKDFSRLVIFGFLISAPIAWWFLNNFLAQYDYRISVAWWVLAGVGLFALLLALLIVSTQALKAAVANPTKSLRSE